In a genomic window of Methanobacterium alcaliphilum:
- a CDS encoding class I SAM-dependent DNA methyltransferase, with protein MKEEHLYSQFAEYYDKIYAKKDYHREVEFIEWAVNEHSTSSGKTMLDVACGTGNHALLLKNNFEVLGLDLNHEMLKIAKEKVPELEFIQGDMKNMDLEKIFDAIICMFSAINYNTNEDELEKTLRNFYMTLESGGLLIFDLGLNRENWVEGRVSVDTVVEKDLELARIGQSHLENGVFNASFVFLVKKNGKMDFSIDQHELGIFETGKVLELMEDIGFKTVVYDEFTSKVWDVKSEGRPVFVGLKH; from the coding sequence ATGAAAGAAGAACATTTGTACAGCCAATTTGCTGAATATTATGATAAAATATACGCAAAAAAGGATTACCATCGAGAAGTAGAGTTCATTGAATGGGCTGTGAATGAACATAGCACAAGTTCTGGGAAAACCATGTTAGATGTTGCTTGTGGAACTGGAAATCACGCTTTACTTTTAAAAAACAATTTTGAAGTTTTAGGCCTAGACCTAAACCATGAGATGCTTAAAATTGCCAAAGAAAAAGTTCCGGAATTAGAATTCATTCAGGGCGATATGAAAAACATGGATTTGGAAAAAATTTTTGATGCAATTATCTGTATGTTCTCTGCCATTAATTACAATACCAATGAGGATGAACTTGAAAAAACACTGCGAAATTTTTACATGACTTTAGAAAGTGGAGGTCTGCTAATATTTGACCTGGGACTAAATCGAGAAAATTGGGTAGAAGGTAGGGTTAGTGTAGATACTGTGGTGGAAAAAGATTTAGAATTAGCTAGAATTGGACAATCCCATTTAGAAAACGGTGTTTTTAATGCAAGTTTCGTATTCTTAGTGAAAAAAAATGGGAAAATGGACTTTAGCATAGATCAACATGAATTAGGAATATTTGAAACTGGAAAAGTTCTGGAATTAATGGAAGATATCGGATTTAAGACCGTAGTTTATGATGAATTTACTTCTAAAGTGTGGGACGTGAAGTCTGAAGGAAGACCTGTTTTTGTGGGTTTAAAACATTAA
- a CDS encoding 30S ribosomal protein S3ae, which produces MAKARRRRVRDTWKEKTWYKITSPKAFGENEIGSTPSRDPNFLLKRRVEATMRELTGDFSKQYVKLKFQVSDVAGNTAHTKFIGHQVTTDYVRSMIRRGTSRIDAPVIVETNDGNKMKVHVLAITTRRAKSSQQKFMRETIQELVKNLAAEKSFTELIEGVVTGKVASEVYHKAKKIYPLKRVEIIKTKVLE; this is translated from the coding sequence ATGGCTAAAGCGAGACGAAGAAGAGTACGCGACACATGGAAAGAAAAAACTTGGTACAAGATTACTAGTCCTAAAGCATTTGGAGAAAACGAAATTGGATCTACTCCATCCCGGGACCCTAATTTCCTCTTAAAAAGAAGAGTAGAAGCCACTATGAGAGAATTAACAGGTGACTTCTCCAAACAATACGTGAAATTAAAATTCCAAGTTAGTGATGTAGCTGGAAATACTGCTCACACTAAATTTATTGGACATCAAGTAACCACCGATTATGTCAGAAGCATGATCCGAAGAGGAACCAGTAGAATTGATGCTCCAGTCATTGTGGAAACTAACGACGGAAACAAAATGAAGGTTCATGTATTGGCTATAACCACTAGAAGAGCGAAATCTTCCCAGCAGAAATTCATGAGAGAAACTATACAGGAACTTGTGAAAAATTTGGCTGCTGAGAAAAGTTTCACTGAACTGATAGAAGGAGTTGTTACTGGAAAAGTAGCTTCCGAGGTTTATCACAAAGCCAAAAAGATTTATCCTCTCAAACGAGTGGAAATCATTAAGACTAAAGTCTTAGAATAA
- a CDS encoding NifB/NifX family molybdenum-iron cluster-binding protein, with the protein MKIALASSNNKDVDLHFGKAYRFLIYEFDGDKTNFIETREVSIDPNQQHQWQKSLAAIKDCDVVICVQVGMNGKFGIEKAGLKLVEDRGSVENVLKRYVKHYKFMKKPLF; encoded by the coding sequence ATGAAAATCGCTTTAGCATCATCAAATAATAAAGATGTTGATTTACATTTTGGAAAAGCCTATAGATTTCTTATATATGAGTTTGATGGAGATAAAACAAATTTCATAGAAACAAGAGAGGTTTCTATCGACCCCAACCAACAACACCAATGGCAAAAGTCATTAGCAGCCATTAAAGATTGTGATGTGGTAATCTGTGTTCAAGTCGGAATGAATGGTAAATTCGGTATAGAAAAAGCCGGGTTAAAATTAGTAGAAGACAGGGGTTCTGTAGAAAATGTTTTAAAAAGATATGTTAAGCATTATAAGTTTATGAAAAAACCTCTGTTCTAA
- the glmM gene encoding phosphoglucosamine mutase: MEESPRLFGTSGIRGEMGTLITSELALNVGKALATYLGGKGNVVIGHDPRTSSEMLESALSAGLLEVGCNVLQMGMVPTPLVGYAAFKLNASAGVMVTASHNPSTDNGIKLWNTDGMAYSYEQERKIETIIHNKSYLKKEWHYLGKIQQVKDITQTYIEDILKRVNIKPGLKVVVDCGSGAAAHLSPLILRKAGCDVLSLNSQVDGFFPGRKVEPNEANLQDLMKTVQITGADLGIAHDGDADRMVAVDEKGNMADFDKLLALISRNIGGKIITTVDASLCIDACVKPLGGEVIRTKVGDVHVAQAIVENSAAFGGEPSGTWLHPDFCMCPDGILSALRVAEIVSQEGALSELLSSIPEYPTMREKLPCPNEDKKRIMKKVEDELEAYFTEVQNVNNIDGIRISFEDDSWVLVRPSGTEPYIRITLEGKTKEMAQDIYRISSEFIKKEMK; encoded by the coding sequence ATGGAAGAATCGCCACGTTTATTTGGAACTTCAGGAATCAGAGGAGAAATGGGAACCCTCATCACAAGTGAACTAGCACTTAATGTTGGAAAAGCCTTGGCGACTTACTTAGGTGGTAAAGGAAATGTTGTGATTGGACATGACCCCCGAACATCCAGTGAAATGTTAGAAAGTGCCCTGAGTGCAGGGTTATTAGAAGTTGGATGTAATGTACTCCAAATGGGGATGGTTCCCACACCATTAGTTGGTTATGCTGCATTTAAGCTCAATGCTTCTGCAGGAGTAATGGTAACTGCATCTCATAATCCTTCCACAGATAATGGGATAAAACTATGGAATACAGATGGGATGGCTTATAGTTATGAACAGGAAAGGAAAATAGAAACTATAATTCATAATAAATCTTATTTAAAAAAAGAATGGCATTATCTTGGAAAAATACAACAAGTAAAAGATATAACTCAGACATATATAGAAGATATTCTAAAAAGAGTCAATATTAAACCGGGTTTAAAAGTAGTTGTAGATTGTGGTTCTGGAGCTGCTGCTCATCTATCCCCATTAATATTAAGAAAAGCAGGCTGTGATGTTTTAAGTTTAAACTCCCAAGTAGATGGGTTTTTTCCAGGCCGGAAAGTAGAACCTAATGAAGCTAATCTACAGGATTTAATGAAAACCGTGCAGATAACTGGTGCAGATTTAGGCATTGCTCATGATGGTGATGCAGACCGTATGGTGGCTGTAGATGAAAAAGGAAATATGGCAGATTTTGACAAACTACTGGCACTAATATCCCGTAACATAGGTGGTAAAATAATCACTACTGTAGATGCATCATTATGTATTGATGCGTGTGTAAAACCCCTAGGAGGAGAAGTAATTAGGACAAAGGTGGGAGATGTTCACGTAGCCCAAGCCATAGTAGAGAATAGTGCTGCATTCGGTGGAGAGCCATCAGGCACATGGTTACATCCAGATTTCTGCATGTGTCCAGACGGCATATTATCTGCCCTGAGAGTGGCAGAAATTGTATCACAAGAAGGAGCCCTATCTGAATTACTCTCATCCATACCAGAATATCCAACTATGAGAGAAAAATTACCTTGCCCTAATGAGGACAAAAAAAGAATAATGAAAAAGGTAGAGGATGAGTTAGAAGCTTATTTTACAGAAGTGCAAAATGTGAATAACATTGATGGCATTAGAATCTCTTTCGAGGATGATAGTTGGGTGCTGGTCAGGCCATCAGGTACTGAGCCATATATACGTATCACATTGGAAGGGAAAACAAAAGAAATGGCTCAAGATATTTACCGTATCTCCTCAGAATTTATTAAGAAAGAGATGAAATAA
- a CDS encoding 2,3-bisphosphoglycerate-independent phosphoglycerate mutase, whose translation MKGIIMIIDGMADRPLKEIDYQTPLEAAKTPNMDKMAKNGINGIMDPIKPGIRAGSDTSHISILGYNPYQVYTGRGPFEAAGVGVEVMAGDIAFRCNFSTADETGLIVDRRAGRIREKTDQIASSINSIKLDGFEDVEIIFKESTGHRAVLVLRGEGLSDQVSDADPKGEGKPPKKVKPLNNSKEAEKTAAILNKLVETSYDVLKDHPINIQRIENNENPANIILPRGAGAVPDVEPFNEKYGLKSACIAETGLIKGIGNLAKMDIIEVEGATGGVDTDLDSITKSIKESSQNYEFILINIDGADEAGHDGNLREKIDFISKVDEVIGKLQNLPETYFILTADHSTPISVMDHTGDPVPLVITGPEIRVDDVEQFSEISAAKGGLGRIRGSDIMNILMDLMNKSEKFGA comes from the coding sequence ATGAAAGGGATAATAATGATAATTGACGGGATGGCAGATCGTCCCTTGAAAGAAATTGACTATCAAACCCCATTAGAAGCAGCTAAAACTCCAAATATGGACAAAATGGCAAAAAACGGTATAAATGGAATTATGGATCCTATTAAACCAGGAATAAGAGCTGGAAGCGATACATCCCACATATCAATTTTAGGTTACAACCCATATCAAGTTTACACTGGTAGAGGACCTTTTGAGGCCGCAGGTGTTGGAGTAGAAGTCATGGCAGGAGATATTGCATTTAGATGTAATTTTTCCACTGCCGATGAAACTGGTTTAATTGTAGATAGACGTGCCGGGAGAATAAGAGAAAAAACTGATCAGATTGCATCATCCATTAACTCCATAAAATTAGATGGTTTTGAAGATGTGGAAATTATATTTAAAGAATCCACAGGACATCGGGCGGTTTTAGTACTTAGGGGAGAAGGTTTATCTGATCAAGTTTCAGACGCGGATCCTAAAGGTGAAGGTAAACCACCCAAAAAAGTTAAACCACTGAATAACTCAAAAGAGGCTGAAAAAACAGCTGCTATTTTAAATAAATTGGTTGAAACATCATATGATGTATTGAAAGATCATCCCATTAACATTCAAAGAATTGAAAACAATGAAAATCCCGCTAACATAATTCTTCCCCGTGGAGCCGGTGCTGTTCCTGATGTTGAACCATTTAATGAGAAATATGGGCTGAAATCAGCATGTATTGCTGAAACCGGGCTGATAAAGGGCATTGGAAACCTTGCTAAGATGGATATTATTGAAGTTGAAGGGGCTACCGGTGGCGTGGATACCGATTTGGACAGTATAACTAAAAGCATTAAAGAATCTTCTCAAAATTACGAATTTATTTTAATTAATATCGACGGTGCAGACGAAGCAGGGCATGACGGAAATTTGCGAGAAAAAATAGATTTCATCTCTAAAGTAGATGAAGTCATTGGAAAACTACAAAACCTCCCAGAAACTTATTTTATTTTAACTGCAGATCATTCCACGCCAATATCTGTTATGGATCACACCGGAGATCCAGTACCACTTGTAATAACCGGCCCCGAAATTAGAGTAGATGATGTTGAACAATTCAGTGAGATATCTGCTGCAAAAGGAGGTTTGGGGCGTATTAGAGGCTCTGATATAATGAACATCCTAATGGATCTTATGAATAAATCAGAGAAATTTGGAGCTTAA
- a CDS encoding TIGR00297 family protein, with protein sequence MLNWEYVILCLVMGLLTYFRGALDLLGSLFMVAMGVIIIFSAGFNWLLLILIFLILGFAFTKYEHDYKKEIGVYEGKRSAKNVISNGIVPFVMAAFGYYDGFVGGFIGSVATATADTLASEVGVVKTPRLITNLKKVSPGTDGGISIVGTAAGIIGAGAIGVFAYLLGIYPDPLISLKIAVISGTVGCFMDSILGAVLERRNYLSNEHVNLLATLTGAFIGIILV encoded by the coding sequence ATGTTAAACTGGGAATATGTGATCCTCTGTCTGGTCATGGGCCTCTTAACTTACTTTCGAGGAGCTCTTGATTTATTAGGATCACTTTTCATGGTTGCAATGGGTGTCATAATCATATTTTCAGCCGGTTTCAACTGGCTCCTTTTAATTTTAATTTTTCTTATTTTGGGTTTCGCATTTACTAAATATGAACACGACTACAAAAAAGAAATCGGTGTTTATGAAGGAAAGCGAAGTGCAAAAAATGTTATTTCCAATGGAATAGTTCCTTTTGTAATGGCTGCTTTTGGTTATTACGATGGATTTGTAGGTGGTTTTATTGGTTCTGTGGCAACTGCCACTGCGGATACACTGGCAAGTGAAGTTGGCGTAGTAAAAACACCTCGACTTATAACTAACTTAAAAAAAGTTTCTCCAGGAACAGATGGTGGAATATCTATTGTTGGAACTGCCGCCGGGATTATAGGTGCAGGAGCAATTGGAGTTTTTGCATACCTATTGGGGATTTATCCAGACCCTTTAATTTCCCTGAAGATTGCAGTTATTTCAGGTACTGTAGGTTGTTTTATGGATAGCATACTAGGTGCTGTTTTAGAAAGACGAAACTATCTTAGCAATGAGCATGTGAATCTACTGGCCACGCTTACTGGAGCATTTATAGGAATAATACTTGTTTAA